A single genomic interval of Malania oleifera isolate guangnan ecotype guangnan chromosome 13, ASM2987363v1, whole genome shotgun sequence harbors:
- the LOC131145645 gene encoding protein yippee-like At4g27745 isoform X1, translating into MPSARKIQPKRARERVSCPPRPRRLSPLPRVNSCFTRSKQGMVQSCLHQTHLFFQNPSTKFGIFTPTCTHFCCVLHANTVEFLSISEVRIIFCLCFRLYSCYNCRNHVSLHDDIISKAFQGRNGRAFLFSHAMNIVAGPKEDRQLTTGLHTVADIHCADCQKVLGWKYVRAYESSQKYKEGKFILEKSKIVKENW; encoded by the exons CGAGCGCaagaaaaatacaaccaaaacGCGCTCGCGAGCGCGTGAGTTGCCCTCCTCGTCCTCGTAGATTAAGTCCTCTTCCCCGAGTCAATTCCTGCTTTACACGCTCGAAGCAAGGAATGGTT CAATCCTGTCTCCATCAGACCCATCTGTTTTTTCAAAACCCTAGTACCAAATTTGGAATCTTTACCCCAACTTGTACCCATTTTTGCTGTGTCTTGCACGCCAACACGGTGGAATTCTTATCTATTTCAGAAGTTCGGATCATCTTCTGTCTCTGTTTCAG GTTGTACAGCTGCTATAATTGTAGAAATCATGTCTCTCTTCACGATGATATAATCTCCAAGGCTTTTCAG GGAAGGAATGGACGAGCCTTTCTTTTTTCGCACGCAATGAACATTGTCGCGGGGCCTAAAGAAGACAGGCAGCTCACGACTGGTCTCCACACTGTCGCTGATATCCATTGTGCCGATTGCCAAAAGGTTTTGGGTTGGAAGTATGTGCGAGCTTATGAGTCATCACAGAAGTACAAGGAAGGGAAGTTCATACTCGAGAAGTCAAAAATCGTTAAGGAAAACTGGTAG
- the LOC131145645 gene encoding uncharacterized protein LOC131145645 isoform X3 — MPSARKIQPKRARERVSCPPRPRRLSPLPRVNSCFTRSKQGMVQSCLHQTHLFFQNPSTKFGIFTPTCTHFCCVLHANTVEFLSISEVRIIFCLCFRLYSCYNCRNHVSLHDDIISKAFQIFAQHFFPIILFLGKEWTSLSFFARNEHCRGA; from the exons CGAGCGCaagaaaaatacaaccaaaacGCGCTCGCGAGCGCGTGAGTTGCCCTCCTCGTCCTCGTAGATTAAGTCCTCTTCCCCGAGTCAATTCCTGCTTTACACGCTCGAAGCAAGGAATGGTT CAATCCTGTCTCCATCAGACCCATCTGTTTTTTCAAAACCCTAGTACCAAATTTGGAATCTTTACCCCAACTTGTACCCATTTTTGCTGTGTCTTGCACGCCAACACGGTGGAATTCTTATCTATTTCAGAAGTTCGGATCATCTTCTGTCTCTGTTTCAG GTTGTACAGCTGCTATAATTGTAGAAATCATGTCTCTCTTCACGATGATATAATCTCCAAGGCTTTTCAG ATTTTCGCCCAACATTTTTTTCCCATTATTTTGTTCTTAGGGAAGGAATGGACGAGCCTTTCTTTTTTCGCACGCAATGAACATTGTCGCGGGGCCTAA
- the LOC131145645 gene encoding protein yippee-like At4g27745 isoform X2 produces the protein MYFSNLRYCSLLHSNPVSIRPICFFKTLVPNLESLPQLVPIFAVSCTPTRWNSYLFQKFGSSSVSVSGVCLMAEPGGPRLYSCYNCRNHVSLHDDIISKAFQGRNGRAFLFSHAMNIVAGPKEDRQLTTGLHTVADIHCADCQKVLGWKYVRAYESSQKYKEGKFILEKSKIVKENW, from the exons ATGTATTTTTCTAATCTACGTTATTGTTCTTTACTACATAGCAATCCTGTCTCCATCAGACCCATCTGTTTTTTCAAAACCCTAGTACCAAATTTGGAATCTTTACCCCAACTTGTACCCATTTTTGCTGTGTCTTGCACGCCAACACGGTGGAATTCTTATCTATTTCAGAAGTTCGGATCATCTTCTGTCTCTGTTTCAG GTGTTTGCTTAATGGCCGAACCGGGGGGTCCTAGGTTGTACAGCTGCTATAATTGTAGAAATCATGTCTCTCTTCACGATGATATAATCTCCAAGGCTTTTCAG GGAAGGAATGGACGAGCCTTTCTTTTTTCGCACGCAATGAACATTGTCGCGGGGCCTAAAGAAGACAGGCAGCTCACGACTGGTCTCCACACTGTCGCTGATATCCATTGTGCCGATTGCCAAAAGGTTTTGGGTTGGAAGTATGTGCGAGCTTATGAGTCATCACAGAAGTACAAGGAAGGGAAGTTCATACTCGAGAAGTCAAAAATCGTTAAGGAAAACTGGTAG
- the LOC131145645 gene encoding protein yippee-like At4g27745 isoform X4: MAEPGGPRLYSCYNCRNHVSLHDDIISKAFQGRNGRAFLFSHAMNIVAGPKEDRQLTTGLHTVADIHCADCQKVLGWKYVRAYESSQKYKEGKFILEKSKIVKENW, from the exons ATGGCCGAACCGGGGGGTCCTAGGTTGTACAGCTGCTATAATTGTAGAAATCATGTCTCTCTTCACGATGATATAATCTCCAAGGCTTTTCAG GGAAGGAATGGACGAGCCTTTCTTTTTTCGCACGCAATGAACATTGTCGCGGGGCCTAAAGAAGACAGGCAGCTCACGACTGGTCTCCACACTGTCGCTGATATCCATTGTGCCGATTGCCAAAAGGTTTTGGGTTGGAAGTATGTGCGAGCTTATGAGTCATCACAGAAGTACAAGGAAGGGAAGTTCATACTCGAGAAGTCAAAAATCGTTAAGGAAAACTGGTAG